Proteins encoded in a region of the Rutidosis leptorrhynchoides isolate AG116_Rl617_1_P2 chromosome 9, CSIRO_AGI_Rlap_v1, whole genome shotgun sequence genome:
- the LOC139867979 gene encoding uncharacterized protein, protein MALDRLPTRVNLSNHGVDVPNIHSSVCSLYLEDVQHTFFGREVAASLWRMCRICLDIALPVFSSLFEFLSWFDDWRESEETNMKVYSIVAALLWIIWRFRNSLAFPGDGMKKPLLFDSIRNISFNWCISRGKCMISWNDWLVKPL, encoded by the coding sequence ATGGCGTTAGATAGATTACCTACTAGGGTGAATCTTTCTAATCATGGAGTTGACGTTCCTAATATCCATTCTTCGGTTTGCTCGTTGTATTTGGAGGATGTTCAGCATACTTTTTTCGGGCGTGAAGTGGCGGCGAGTCTTTGGAGGATGTGTAGGATTTGTTTGGATATTGCACTACCGGTTTTTTCTAGTTTGTTCGAGTTTCTAAGTTGGTTCGATGATTGGCGTGAAAGCGAGGAGACAAATATGAAAGTTTACTCGATAGTGGCGGCATTGTTATGGATTATTTGGCGGTTCCGAAATAGTTTGGCGTTCCCCGGTGATGGCATGAAGAAACCATTGTTATTTGATTCTATTCGTAATATTtcttttaattggtgtattagtagAGGAAAATGTATGATTAGTTGGAATGATTGGCTTGTTAAGCCCTTGTAA